The sequence GCGACTCGTCCTTCGACTCCTGGCCAATCTGGGTCAGGTCGAAGATCTCGCCCTTGTTGACCCACACCTTGATGCCGATGATGCCGTAGGTGGTGCTCGCCTCGGCAAAACCGTAGTCGATGTCGGCACGCAGCGTGTGCAGCGGCACGCGACCTTCGCGGGCCCACTCGGAACGGGCGATCTCGGCGCCGTTCAGGCGGCCGGACACGTTGATCTTGATGCCCAGCGCGCCCAGGCGCATCGCGTTGCCGACCGAGCGCTTCATCGCGCGACGGAACATGATGCGGCGCTCCAGCTGCTGCGCGATCGACTCGGCCACCAGCTGCGCGTCAATCTCCGGCTTGCGCACTTCGTTGACGTTGATGTGCGTCGGGACGCCCATCATGTCGCTGACTTCCTTGCGCAGCTTCTCGATATCCTCGCCCTTCTTGCCGATCACCACGCCCGGGCGGGCAGTGTGGATCGTCACGCGCGCGGTCTTGGCCGGGCGCTCGATCTGGATCTTCGAGATGCCGGCGGCAGCCAGCTTCTTCTTCAGCATGTCGCGGACCTTGATATCGGCCACGAGATACTTGGCGTAATCGCCCTTGTTGGCGAACCACTTCGAGTTCCAGTCCTTGGCAATGCCGAGGCGGATACCGGTGGGATGAACTTTATGACCCATCGTCTATGTCCCCGGTCAGTTACCAACAACCACAGTGATGTGGCTGGTGCGCTTGAGAATGCGCGAACCGCGGCCTTTGGCGCGGGCATACATGCGCTTCATCGCCGGACCTTCGTCGACGAAGATGCTGGCCACCTTCAGCTCGTCGACATCCGCGCCGAGATTGTTCTCGGCGTTGGCGACGGCCGACAGCAGCACCTTGCGGACAAGGTGCGCGGCCTTCTTGTTGGTGTAGGTGAGCACGTCGCTGGCCCGGCCCACGGGAAGACCGCGGACCAGATCAGCCACCAGGCGTGCCTTTTGCGCCGAGATGCGGGCGCCGCGCAGGATCGCTTTGGCTTCAGTGCTCATCACTTGCCCTTCTTGTCGCCGACATGGCCTTTGAACGTACGGGTCACCGCGAACTCGCCGAGCTTGTGCCCGACCATGTTCTCGTTGATCAGGACGGGCACGTGCTGGCGGCCGTTGTGGATGGCGATGGTCAAGCCGACCATTTCCGGCAGGATCATCGAGCGGCGCGACCAGGTCTTGATCGGGCGCTTGTTGTTGGCGGAAACCGCAGCTTCCACCTTCTTCGCGAGGTGAAGGTCGACGAACGGACCTTTCTTCAGAGAACGCGGCATGTCGGCTTCCTGTTACTTGGTACGACGACGCACGATGAACTGCTGCGTGCGCTTGTTGTTACGGGTCTTGTAACCCTTGGCCGGCGTGCCCCACGGGCTGACCGGATGACGACCGCCAGAAGTCTTGCCTTCACCACCACCGTGCGGGTGGTCGACCGGGTTCATCACCACGCCGCGAACGGTCGGGCGAATGCCTACCCAGCGCTTGGCGCCGGCCTTGCCCAGCTTCTTCAGGCTGTGCTCGCCGTTGCCGACTTCGCCGATGGTGGCGCGGCAATCGACCGAGACGCGGCGCATCTCGCCGGAGCGCAGACGCAGCGTGGCGTAACCGGACTCGCGGGCGACCAGCTGCACCGAGGCACCAGCGCTGCGGGCGATCTGCGCGCCCTTGCCGGGGCGCAGCTCGATGCAATGGATCGTGCTGCCCATCGGAATGTTGCGCAGCTGCAGGCAGTTGCCGGCCTTGATCGGCGCATCGCGGCCGGATACCAGACGATCGTCCACCTGCACGCCCTTCGGCGCGATGATGTAACGACGCTCACCGTCGGCGTAGCACAGCAGCGCGATGTGCGCAGTGCGGTTCGGATCGTATTCGATGCGCTCGACGCGGGCGGCAATGCCTTCCTTGTCGCGCTTGAAATCGATGATGCGGTAATGCTGCTTGTGACCGCCACCGCGATGACGCACGGTGATGCGACCGTGGTGATTGCGACCACCGGTACGGGACTGCGACTCGGTCAACGCCGCGTACGGCGCGCCCTTGTACAGGCCTTCCGTCTTGACGCTGACTGCGTCGCGACGACCCGGCGAGGTCGGCTTGTGGTTGATTAGTGCCATCTCTCAGAACTCCTGGCTCAGGCCTTGGCGGACACGTCGATGGTCTGACCATCGGCGAGGCGCACATAGGCCTTGCGCTTGCCCTGGCGGCTGCCAGCGCGTTGACGGAAGGCTTTGACCTTGCCTTTGGTGTTGACGAGGTTCACCTGTTCGACCTTGACGTCGAACAGCTTCTCCACGGCAGCGCGGACATCGGCCTTGGTCGCTGCAGGGGCGACCACGAATACATACTGGTTATGCTCGGCCAAGCGCGCCGATTTCTCGGAGATGTGCGGTGCGCGCAGCGTGTCGAGAATGCGTTCGTTGTTCATGCCAGCCACTCCTCGACCTTCTTCACGGCGTCAACCGTCATCACCACATGGTCGGAACCGACCAGGCTGACCGGGTTCAGCGCCATCACGTCCAGCACATGGATATACGGGATGTTGCGGGCAGCCAGGAACACCGCCTCGGAGGCGTCTTCCGACACCAGCAGCACGCGACCGGAAACGTCCAGCTCGGCCAGCTTGGCCACCATCGCGGAGGTCTTCGGCGACTCGATGCCGAAGCTCTCGACCACCTTCAGGCGGCCCTGGCGGGCCAGCTCGGAGAAGATCGAGCGGATCGCGACGCGGTATGCCTTGCGGTTGACCTTCTGCTCGTAGCTGCGCGGCTTGGCGGCAAACGTGACACCACCGCCGACGAAGATCGGCGCACGGTAGTCACCGTGACGGGCGCCACCACCCTTCTGCTTCTTGAACTTCTTGGTGGTGCCGGACATCTCGCCACGCGACAGCTGCGCCTTGGTACCGGCGCGACCGGCCGCCTGGTAGGCAACCACAACCTGATGAACCAGGGCCTTCTTGTACTCGCCGCCGAACACTTCGTCCGACACGCTGAGCGGCTTGGCGCCAATGACATTCAATTCCATGGCGACTCTCCTCAACCCTTGGTCGTCGGGCGGATGATGACGTCGCCACCGGTTGCACCCGGCACCGCGCCCTTCACCGCAATCAGGTGACGCTCGGCGTCGACCTTGACCACTTCCAGCCCTTGCGCCGAACGGCGCACGGCACCCATGTGACCGGCCATCTTCTTGCCCGGAAACACGCGACCCGGCGTCTGGCGCTGACCGATGGAGCCCGGTGCGCGATGCGACAGCGAGTTACCGTGGGTGGCGTCACCCATCTTGAAGTTCCAGCGCTTGATGGTGCCCTGGAAGCCCTTGCCCTTGGACACGCCGGCGACATCGACGATCTGGCCGACGGAGAACACGTCGTCTGCCTTGATCTCGGCGCCCACTTCGTACTTGCCGAGATCCTCGGCAGCCACGCGGAATTCCCACAGACCACGACCCGGCTCAACCTTGGCCTTCGCGTAGTGGCCCTTCAGCGGCTGCGTCAGCAGATTCGCGCGCTTGCTGCCCGCGGAAACCTGGACGGCGCTGTAGCCATCATTATCATCCGTCTTCACCTGGGTCACGCGGTTCGGCGTCGCTTCAATCAGCGTCACCGGAATCGAGCGGCCATCTTCAGTGAAGAGTCGGCTCATGCCGCATTTGCGGCCAACCAATCCGATACTCATCTTCGTATCCTGTCTGTCGCTCAACCGAGCTTGATCTGAACATCGACGCCAGCGGCGAGATCAAGCTTCATGAGCGCGTCCACGGTCTTGTCGTTCGGGTCGACGATATCGAGCACACGCTTGTGGGTACGGGTCTCGTACTGGTCGCGTGCATCCTTGTCGACGTGCGGCGACGTCAGAATGGTGTAACGCTCGATCTTGGTCGGAAGCGGAATCGGGCCGAGTACCGTGGCACCCGTGCGCTTTGCCGTCTCGACGATCTCGCTGGCAGAGCGGTCGATCAGTCGATGATCGTACGCTTTCAGCCGAATCCGAATCTTCTGGTTCGCCATAACCGTGTCCTGTTGTCTAAAGAACGTCATGTGAAACGAAGCGGCTTCTCACCGCCCCGCACTACCTTTTGCCACTGCATCGGCGCCGCGCGGTGAACTGCGTGACCCCTCTGAAAAACGCCAGGCGAGCAACGGTACGCTCGCCTGGCACAATCCGGAATCTCGCGCAAAACGACGTGTCGACAGGGCTTGCCCTGTGATCACGTCAACTTGCGAGGGCCTATCCTCGGCCAGCGAACTCGAAGCACATCCTGCGCCTCATTTCGCGGTAGGTCGGCCAAAACATGTCTGGCCGACGAGTGAGCTGCCAAGTGTACCGACAAAACTTCAATTAGTGAAGGGGGTATAAACGCACCCTGCCAAACCGTTTCGTTCAGCAGAGCCGTCCCTGGCCCGACCCGACGTTGACCGGTGCGGCAGCACTCGGTTCAACGGCGGGAATTATTGCGGCACGAAGTGCCGCAATAACCTTTTACTTGATGACCTTGGCCACTACGCCGGCGCCGACGGTGCGGCCGCCTTCGCGAATGGCGAAACGCAGGCCTTCGTCCATCGCGATCGGGTGGATCAGGCTCACCACCATCTTCACGTTGTCGCCCGGCATCACCATTTCCACGCCTTCCGGCAGCTGGCAGGCGCCGGTCACGTCGGTCGTGCGGAAATAGAACTGCGGACGGTAACCCTTGAAGAACGGCGTATGACGGCCACCCTCGTCCTTCGACAGCACGTAGACTTCGGCTTCGAAATCGGTGTGCGGGGTGATCGTGCCCGGCTTGGCCAGCACCTGGCCACGCTCCACGTCGTCACGCTTCAGGCCGCGCAGCAGCAGACCGGCATTGTCGCCCGCCTGACCCTGGTCCAGCAGCTTGCGGAACATTTCCACGCCGGTCACGGTCGTCTTCTGCGTGTCGCGGATGCCGACCACTTCGATTTCGTCACCGACCTTGATGATTCCGCGCTCGATACGACCGGTCACCACGGTACCGCGGCCCGAGATCGAGAACACGTCTTCCACCGGCATCAGGAACGGCTTGTCGATCGCACGTACCGGCTCCGGGATGTAGCTGTCCAGCGCGTCCACCAGCTTGATGATCGCCGGCACGCCGATCTCGCTCTGATCACCTTCCAGCGCCTTCAGCGCCGAACCGTGGATGATCGGCGTGTCGTCGCCCGGGAAGTCGTACTTGCTGAGCAACTCGCGCACTTCCATCTCGACCAGCTCGAGCAGCTCGGCGTCGTCGACCATGTCCGCCTTGTTCAGGAACACCACGATGTACGGCACGCCGACCTGACGGCTCAGCAGGATGTGCTCGCGCGTCTGCGGCATCGGGCCATCGGCGGCCGAGCACACCAGGATCGCGCCGTCCATCTGCGCCGCACCGGTGATCATGTTCTTCACGTAGTCGGCATGGCCCGGGCAGTCCACGTGCGCGTAGTGGCGGATCGGCGACTCGTATTCCACGTGCGCCGTCGAGATCGTGATGCCGCGCGCCTTCTCTTCCGGCGCCGCGTCGATCGCGCTGTAATCCTTGAACTCGCCACCGAAGCGCTCCGCGCCGACCTTCGTCAGCGCTGCCGTCAGCGTCGTCTTGCCGTGATCCACGTGACCAATCGTGCCGACGTTGACATGCGGCTTGGTGCGTTCGAATTTACCCTTTGCCATGACCCTGACCTCTAGAAAGAACTTGGTTAATTAGTGCGGCCATGAAAGGCCGCTTTTTGATCTACGCGATCCAGGAACCGATCGCACTAATTAAGCGTGGAAAAGCTGGCCCTGTCAGGCCTTCTTCATGACCTGCTCGGCGATGTTGTTCGGCGCCTCGGCGTAATGGTCGAATTCCATCGTGAAGGTGGCACGCCCCTGGGTCAGCGAGCGAATCGTGGTCGCATAGCCGAACATCTCGCCCAGCGGAACCATCGCGTCGATGGTCTTGCCCGACGGCGTGTCGTCCTGGCCCTGGAGCAGGCCGCGACGACGACTCATGTCACCCATCACGTCACCCACATACTCTTCCGGGGTCACGACCTCGACCTTCATGATCGGCTCAAGCAGCACCGGGCTCGCCTTCGCGAAGCCTTGCTTGAACGCCATCGAGGCGGCCAGCTTGAACGCCATTTCCGACGAGTCGACGTCGTGGTACGAACCGAACACGAGTTTGACCTTTACGCCCACCACCGGGAAGCCGGCCAGCGGACCACTGGTGATGGTCTCGCGCAGGCCCTTTTCGACCGACGGGATGAATTCCTTCGGAATCACGCCACCGGTGATGTCGTTGATGAAGAGGAAGTCGTCCTTCACGGCCGGGTTCTTGCGATCCTCTTCCGTCATCGGCGACAGCTCGATCACGACGTGACCGTACTGACCCTTGCCGCCCGACTGCTTGGCGTGCTTGTAGTCCGACTTGACGTCCGACGAACGGATCGTCTCGCGGTAGGCCACCTGCGGCTTGCCGACGTTCGCCTCGACGTTGAACTCGCGACGCATGCGATCGACCAGGATGTCCAGGTGCAGCTCGCCCATGCCCGAGATGATGGTCTGGCCCGACTCTTCGTCCGTGCGCACGCGGAACGACGGATCCTCCGCGGCCAGACGGCCGAGGGCGATGCCCATCTTTTCCTGGTCCGACTTGGTTTTCGGCTCGACCGCCATCGAGATCACCGGCTCCGGGAACGTCATGCGCTCCAGGGTGATGACGTGATCCTGCGCGCACAGCGTGTCGCCGGTCGTCACGTCCTTCAGGCCGACCGCGGCGGCGATGTCACCGGCACGGACTTCCTTCAGTTCCTGACGCTCGTTCGCGTGCATCTGCAGGATGCGGCCAATGCGCTCCTTCTTGCTCTTGACCGGGTTGTACACGGCGTCGCCGGAGTTCAACGTGCCCGAGTAGACACGGAAGAACGTCAGCGAGCCGACGAACGGGTCGGTCATGATCTTGAACGCGAGCGCGGAGAACGGCGCGGCATCGTCGGCCTTGCGCGTGGCGTCGTGATCGTTCTCGTCGATGCCGGCGACCGGCGGGCGATCGGCGGGCGACGGCAGCAGCTGGACCACCGCGTCGAGCATCGCCTGGACGCCCTTGTTCTTGAACGCGGTGCCGCAGAATACCGGGATGATCTCGTTCGCCAGCGTGCGCTGACGTAGGCCGGCGATGATCTCACCCTCGCTGAGGTCGCCGCCCTCGAGGTACTTGTTCATCAGCTCTTCGGTGGCCTCGGCGGCCGACTCCACCATGAAGCTGTGCGCTTCTGCAGCCTTGTCGGCCAGATTCGCAGGAATGTCCTGGTACTCGAACTTCATGCCCTGGGATTCCATGTCCCAGGTGATCGCCTTCATCTTGAGCAGGTCGACCACGCCCTCAAAGTTGTCTTCGGCGCCGATCGGCACCTGCATCGGCACCGGATGAGCGCCAAGACGAGCCTTCAGCTGGTCGACCACCTTGTCGAAGTTGGCACCGGTGCGATCCATCTTGTTGACGAATGCAAGACGCGGAACCTTGTACTTGTTGGCCTGGCGCCATACGGTCTCGGATTGCGGCTGCACGCCACCGACCGCACACAGCACGAATACCGCGCCGTCGAGCACGCGCAGCGAACGCTCCACCTCGATGGTGAAGTCAACGTGTCCCGGGGTATCGATGATGTTGAAGCGATGCTGCGGCATGGAGCGATCCATGCCGCTCCAGAACGCCGTCGTTGCTGCCGACGTGATGGTGATGCCGCGCTCCTGCTCCTGCTCCATCCAGTCCATCGTGGCCGCACCGTCGTGCACCTCGCCAATCTTGTGGCTGACGCCGGTGTAAAACAGGATGCGCTCCGTGGTGGTGGTCTTGCCGGCATCGATGTGAGCCATGATGCCGAAGTTGCGATAGCGCTCGATGGGAGTGGTGCGTGCCATGGTGTTTACCTGTGCCGGGCTGCCTGCCCTGGATTCACGCAGCCGTCCGGGCTGCTGCATTTATGAAAAGTCCGGCATGGGTGCCGGGTTCTTCTTTGCCGCCTGGACGGCGGCATGAATACTGCTGGTTTGTTCTTCGCCGTCAGGAACGACGACAAAGACAAAAACCATTACCAGCGGTAGTGCGAGAAGGCCTTGTTGGCTTCCGCCATGCGATGCGTCTCTTCGCGCTTCTTGGCGGCGCCACCGCGGCTCTCGGAAGCCTCCAGCAACTCGGCGGCCAGCTTGCGCGGCATCGAGGTCTCGCCACGCTTGCGGGCAGCGTCGATGACCCAGCGCATCGCCAGCGCCATGCGGCGACCCGGACGCACTTCGACCGGCACCTGATAGGTGGCGCCACCGACGCGGCGGGATTTCACCTCGACTGCCGGAGCGATGTTGTTGAGTGCCTTCTCGACCAAGGCCACCGGCTCGGCATTCTTCTCGCCAATGTGCTGCAGCGCACCGTAGACGATGCTCTCGGCGACCGACTTCTTGCCGCTCTTCATCACCATGTTGATGAAGCGGGCGATCAGCTGGCTGCCATGCTTGGGATCCGGCAGGACCAGACGGGCGGGATGTGAACCTTTACGCGACATGTTTTTCGTCCGTTATTTTTGCGGGCATTCCTGCCCGTCGGAAAAACGGCCACCCTGGCCGCACTCTTCAATTGAGATTACTTTTTCGGGCGCTTGGCGCCGTACTTCGAGCGCGACTGGCGACGCTTGGTAACGCCGGCGCAGTCGAGGCTGCCGCGCACCGTGTGGTAACGCACGCCGGGCAGATCCTTGACGCGGCCACCGCGGATCAGCACCACCGAGTGCTCCTGCAGATTGTGCCCTTCGCCACCGATATAGCTGATGACCTCGAAGCCATTGGTCAGGCGCACCTTGGCCACCTTGCGCAGGGCCGAGTTCGGCTTCTTCGGGGTGGTCGTGTAGACGCGCGTGCAGACGCCACGACGCTGCGGGCTGCTCTGCAGGGCGGGCGACCCACTCTTGTAGGTCTTGGGGCTGCGGTTTTTGCGCACCAACTGGTTGACTGTCGTCATGCGAAGCTGTTCCTGAAAACCTGATTCTAAAAACATTAAAGGCAGCCCGAATAAGCTCGGTCTGCCAAGAAGCGGGAATTTAACATGAGCAGCCCGCCATAGGCAAGCCAACGCTCAGCCGTCCTGGACCCGAACACGAGATGCATCCCTGCACCTCATTTCGTATGTCAGCGAGCAATGCCCCGAACGGGTTTACTCGACACCGTTTTCACTACCGGCCGGAGCCTCGGCAAACGAGGCTGCAGGCGTGGAACCGGAAAGAGTCTCCAGTTCCGTGGCGGTCAAACCACCCTGGCGACGACGCGATGCGTGGTACGCCAGACCCGTGCCTGCCGGAATAAGACGGCCGACAATAACATTTTCCTTCAGGCCACGCAAGCTGTCACGCGTTCCGCGAACTGCCGCCTCGGTGAGGACGCGGGTGGTTTCCTGGAACGAGGCCGCCGAGATGAACGACTCAGTCGCCAGCGACGCCTTGGTGATGCCCAGCAGCACCGACTGGTATTCCGCCGGACGTTCGCCCTTGGCCAGCGCACGCTCGTTCTCGCCGTTGATCCGCACGCGCTCGACCTGCTCACCGCGCAGATAATGGCTTTCGCCCGGCTCGACGATCTCGACCTTGCGCAGCATCTGGCGAATGATCGCCTCGATGTGCTTGTCGTTGATCTTCACGCCCTGCAGGCGATACACGTCCTGGATTTCCTTGACCAGGTACGTGGCCAGCGGCTCCACACCGAGCAGGCGCAGGATGTCATGCGGACTCGGCTCGCCGTCGACGACGGTTTCGCCCTTCTCCACGTGCTCGCCCTCGAACACGATGACCTGACGCCACTTCGGAATCAGCTCCTCGTGCTCGTTGCCGTCGACGTCCTTGATGATCAGACGCTGCTTGCCCTTGGTGTCCTTGCCGAAGCTGATGATGCCTGAGCGCTCGGCGAGGATCGCCGGTTCCTTCGGCTTGCGTGCCTCGAACAGGTCGGCCACGCGCGGCAGACCACCGGTGATGTCGCGGGTCTTGGAGGTTTCCTGCGGGATACGCGCGACCACGTCGCCCACGCCCACTTCGGCACCGTTCTGGATCGACACGATCGCACCGGCCGGCAGGAAGTACTGCGCGGCGATGTCGGTACCCGGCAGCTTGAGCTCACGGCCCTTGGCGTCTTCCAGGCGCACGATCGGACGCAGGTCCTTCGCCTGCGCACCGCGACGCTTCGGATCAGTGACCACGGCCGACTCCAGGCCGGTCAGCTCGTCGGTCTGGCTCTGCACGGTGACGCCATCGAGGAAATCGATGAAGCGCACCACGCCGGCCACCTCGGTGACGATCGGATGGGTATGCGGATCCCAGTTCGCCACGGTCTGGCCCGGCTTGACTGGCGCGCCGTCCTTGACCGCGATGACGGCGCCGTAGGGAACCTTGTAGCGCTCGCGCTCGCGACCGCTGGAGTCGATCACGCTCAGCTCGCCCGAACGCGACACCGCGACCAGGTGGCCCTGCTTGTGCTGCACTGATTTCAGGTTGTTGAACTTCAGCGAGCCGGTGGTCTTCACCGTCACGTTGTCCACCGCTGCCGCACGCGAAGCCGCGCCGCCGATGTGGAACGTACGCATGGTCAGCTGGGTGCCCGGCTCACCGATCGACTGCGCGGCGACCACACCGACGGCCTCGCCCATGTTGACCAGGTGGCCACGGGCCAGATCGCGGCCGTAGCACAGCTTGCACACACCGTGAACGGCCTCGCAGGTGATCGGCGAACGCACCTTGATGATCTGCACGCCGGCCTTGTCGAGCTTCTCGACCAGCGCCTCGTTGAGCAGGGTGTCGCGGGTAACGATCGGCCGGTCGTCATCGCCGGGGGCGTAGACGTCCTCGACCACCACGCGGCCCAGCACGCGTTCGCGCAACGGCTCGACCACGTCGCCGCCTTCGACGATCGGCTGCATGGTGACGCCGTCCTCGGTGCCGCAGTCGTCCATGGTGATGACCACGTCCTGCGCCACGTCGACCAGGCGGCGGGTCAGGTAGCCGGAGTTGGCGGTCTTCAACGCGGTATCCGCCAGGCCCTTGCGGGCGCCGTGGGTCGAGTTGAAGTACTGCAGCACGTTCAGGCCTTCACGGAAGTTGGCCTTGATCGGCGTCTCGATGATCGAGCCGTCCGGACGTGCCATCAGGCCACGCATGCCGGCCAGCTGGCGAATCTGCGCCACCGAGCCGCGCGCGCCGGAGTCGGCCATGATGTACAGCGAGTTCATCGACTTCTGGCTGACCGTCTTGCCTTCGGCGTCGACCACCTTCTCGGTGCCGATGCCGTCGATCATCGCCTTGGCCACCTGCTCGCTGGTGCGCGACCAGATGTCGACCACCTTGTTGTAGCGCTCGCCGGCGGTGACCAGACCCGATTGATACTGCTGCTGGATTTCGACGACTTCCTTCTCGGCCTCGTCGAGGATGGTCTTCTTCTCGGCCGGGATCAGCATGTCGTCGATGCCGATCGAGATGCCCGCGCGCGTGGCGAACCGATAGCCGGTGTACATCAGCTTGTCGGCGAACACCACGGTCTCTTTCAGGCCCAGCAGGCGATAGCTGGAGTTGATCAGCCGCGAGATGTTCT is a genomic window of Rhodanobacter thiooxydans containing:
- the rpsJ gene encoding 30S ribosomal protein S10, whose amino-acid sequence is MANQKIRIRLKAYDHRLIDRSASEIVETAKRTGATVLGPIPLPTKIERYTILTSPHVDKDARDQYETRTHKRVLDIVDPNDKTVDALMKLDLAAGVDVQIKLG
- the tuf gene encoding elongation factor Tu: MAKGKFERTKPHVNVGTIGHVDHGKTTLTAALTKVGAERFGGEFKDYSAIDAAPEEKARGITISTAHVEYESPIRHYAHVDCPGHADYVKNMITGAAQMDGAILVCSAADGPMPQTREHILLSRQVGVPYIVVFLNKADMVDDAELLELVEMEVRELLSKYDFPGDDTPIIHGSALKALEGDQSEIGVPAIIKLVDALDSYIPEPVRAIDKPFLMPVEDVFSISGRGTVVTGRIERGIIKVGDEIEVVGIRDTQKTTVTGVEMFRKLLDQGQAGDNAGLLLRGLKRDDVERGQVLAKPGTITPHTDFEAEVYVLSKDEGGRHTPFFKGYRPQFYFRTTDVTGACQLPEGVEMVMPGDNVKMVVSLIHPIAMDEGLRFAIREGGRTVGAGVVAKVIK
- the rplW gene encoding 50S ribosomal protein L23 produces the protein MNNERILDTLRAPHISEKSARLAEHNQYVFVVAPAATKADVRAAVEKLFDVKVEQVNLVNTKGKVKAFRQRAGSRQGKRKAYVRLADGQTIDVSAKA
- the rplV gene encoding 50S ribosomal protein L22, which gives rise to MSTEAKAILRGARISAQKARLVADLVRGLPVGRASDVLTYTNKKAAHLVRKVLLSAVANAENNLGADVDELKVASIFVDEGPAMKRMYARAKGRGSRILKRTSHITVVVGN
- the rpsL gene encoding 30S ribosomal protein S12 translates to MTTVNQLVRKNRSPKTYKSGSPALQSSPQRRGVCTRVYTTTPKKPNSALRKVAKVRLTNGFEVISYIGGEGHNLQEHSVVLIRGGRVKDLPGVRYHTVRGSLDCAGVTKRRQSRSKYGAKRPKK
- the rpsC gene encoding 30S ribosomal protein S3, giving the protein MGHKVHPTGIRLGIAKDWNSKWFANKGDYAKYLVADIKVRDMLKKKLAAAGISKIQIERPAKTARVTIHTARPGVVIGKKGEDIEKLRKEVSDMMGVPTHINVNEVRKPEIDAQLVAESIAQQLERRIMFRRAMKRSVGNAMRLGALGIKINVSGRLNGAEIARSEWAREGRVPLHTLRADIDYGFAEASTTYGIIGIKVWVNKGEIFDLTQIGQESKDESPAPSRREGGEGRRDREPRRDGEGRRERSAK
- the rplC gene encoding 50S ribosomal protein L3, which gives rise to MSIGLVGRKCGMSRLFTEDGRSIPVTLIEATPNRVTQVKTDDNDGYSAVQVSAGSKRANLLTQPLKGHYAKAKVEPGRGLWEFRVAAEDLGKYEVGAEIKADDVFSVGQIVDVAGVSKGKGFQGTIKRWNFKMGDATHGNSLSHRAPGSIGQRQTPGRVFPGKKMAGHMGAVRRSAQGLEVVKVDAERHLIAVKGAVPGATGGDVIIRPTTKG
- the rpsS gene encoding 30S ribosomal protein S19, with amino-acid sequence MPRSLKKGPFVDLHLAKKVEAAVSANNKRPIKTWSRRSMILPEMVGLTIAIHNGRQHVPVLINENMVGHKLGEFAVTRTFKGHVGDKKGK
- the rplD gene encoding 50S ribosomal protein L4, which translates into the protein MELNVIGAKPLSVSDEVFGGEYKKALVHQVVVAYQAAGRAGTKAQLSRGEMSGTTKKFKKQKGGGARHGDYRAPIFVGGGVTFAAKPRSYEQKVNRKAYRVAIRSIFSELARQGRLKVVESFGIESPKTSAMVAKLAELDVSGRVLLVSEDASEAVFLAARNIPYIHVLDVMALNPVSLVGSDHVVMTVDAVKKVEEWLA
- the rpsG gene encoding 30S ribosomal protein S7, whose protein sequence is MSRKGSHPARLVLPDPKHGSQLIARFINMVMKSGKKSVAESIVYGALQHIGEKNAEPVALVEKALNNIAPAVEVKSRRVGGATYQVPVEVRPGRRMALAMRWVIDAARKRGETSMPRKLAAELLEASESRGGAAKKREETHRMAEANKAFSHYRW
- the fusA gene encoding elongation factor G translates to MARTTPIERYRNFGIMAHIDAGKTTTTERILFYTGVSHKIGEVHDGAATMDWMEQEQERGITITSAATTAFWSGMDRSMPQHRFNIIDTPGHVDFTIEVERSLRVLDGAVFVLCAVGGVQPQSETVWRQANKYKVPRLAFVNKMDRTGANFDKVVDQLKARLGAHPVPMQVPIGAEDNFEGVVDLLKMKAITWDMESQGMKFEYQDIPANLADKAAEAHSFMVESAAEATEELMNKYLEGGDLSEGEIIAGLRQRTLANEIIPVFCGTAFKNKGVQAMLDAVVQLLPSPADRPPVAGIDENDHDATRKADDAAPFSALAFKIMTDPFVGSLTFFRVYSGTLNSGDAVYNPVKSKKERIGRILQMHANERQELKEVRAGDIAAAVGLKDVTTGDTLCAQDHVITLERMTFPEPVISMAVEPKTKSDQEKMGIALGRLAAEDPSFRVRTDEESGQTIISGMGELHLDILVDRMRREFNVEANVGKPQVAYRETIRSSDVKSDYKHAKQSGGKGQYGHVVIELSPMTEEDRKNPAVKDDFLFINDITGGVIPKEFIPSVEKGLRETITSGPLAGFPVVGVKVKLVFGSYHDVDSSEMAFKLAASMAFKQGFAKASPVLLEPIMKVEVVTPEEYVGDVMGDMSRRRGLLQGQDDTPSGKTIDAMVPLGEMFGYATTIRSLTQGRATFTMEFDHYAEAPNNIAEQVMKKA
- the rplB gene encoding 50S ribosomal protein L2; the protein is MALINHKPTSPGRRDAVSVKTEGLYKGAPYAALTESQSRTGGRNHHGRITVRHRGGGHKQHYRIIDFKRDKEGIAARVERIEYDPNRTAHIALLCYADGERRYIIAPKGVQVDDRLVSGRDAPIKAGNCLQLRNIPMGSTIHCIELRPGKGAQIARSAGASVQLVARESGYATLRLRSGEMRRVSVDCRATIGEVGNGEHSLKKLGKAGAKRWVGIRPTVRGVVMNPVDHPHGGGEGKTSGGRHPVSPWGTPAKGYKTRNNKRTQQFIVRRRTK